One part of the Prochlorococcus marinus str. MIT 9313 genome encodes these proteins:
- a CDS encoding NADH dehydrogenase subunit K, with protein MSVTPSIDAVRDLRAASCGPVGAPSVTSDLSENIILTSLDDLHNWARLSSLWPLLYGTACCFIEFAALIGSRFDFDRFGLVPRSSPRQADLLIVAGTVTMKMAPALVRLYEQMPEPKYVIAMGACTITGGMFSADSTTAVRGVDKLIPVDLYLPGCPPRPEAIFDAVIKLRKKVGDESVAERIKIAQTHRYFTVPHHMKRVEPIVTGAYLSADTQKAALKPGAGLPMAAELNTPEIDVSPASQSSSTYES; from the coding sequence ATGTCAGTGACCCCCTCCATCGATGCCGTACGTGACTTGCGTGCAGCGAGTTGTGGCCCCGTAGGCGCTCCCAGTGTGACCAGTGACTTGAGTGAGAACATCATTCTCACAAGCCTGGACGATCTTCACAATTGGGCTCGGCTTAGCAGTCTCTGGCCGTTGCTGTATGGCACCGCGTGTTGCTTTATCGAGTTCGCGGCTCTGATTGGATCAAGGTTTGATTTTGACCGTTTTGGCTTGGTGCCCCGAAGCTCTCCGCGGCAGGCTGATCTCCTGATCGTTGCGGGCACGGTGACCATGAAGATGGCTCCAGCCCTGGTAAGGCTTTATGAGCAGATGCCTGAGCCTAAATACGTGATTGCTATGGGTGCATGCACGATCACTGGTGGCATGTTCAGTGCTGACTCCACTACCGCTGTGCGTGGAGTAGACAAGCTCATCCCCGTAGATCTCTATCTCCCAGGGTGCCCACCTCGCCCTGAAGCAATTTTTGATGCGGTGATCAAGTTACGCAAAAAAGTGGGTGATGAATCGGTTGCTGAGCGGATCAAGATTGCCCAGACCCACCGCTACTTCACAGTGCCCCATCATATGAAGCGAGTTGAGCCAATTGTCACCGGGGCCTACTTGAGTGCTGATACCCAGAAAGCTGCCTTGAAGCCTGGTGCTGGGCTACCAATGGCTGCGGAGTTGAACACCCCTGAAATTGATGTCAGCCCAGCTTCTCAGTCTTCATCAACCTACGAGTCATGA
- a CDS encoding NAD(P)H-quinone oxidoreductase subunit 3 — translation MFALPGYDAFLGFLLISAAVPILALVTNKLLAPRSRTGERELTYESGMEPIGGAWIQFNIRYYMFALVFVIFDVETVFLYPWAVAFHRLGLLAFIEALIFIAILLVALAYAWRKGALEWS, via the coding sequence CTTTTCTCGGCTTTCTGCTGATCTCAGCAGCAGTACCGATCTTGGCGCTTGTCACCAACAAGCTTTTGGCGCCTCGCAGTCGCACCGGCGAGCGGGAGCTGACCTATGAATCAGGGATGGAGCCCATTGGTGGTGCCTGGATTCAGTTCAACATTCGCTACTACATGTTCGCTTTAGTTTTCGTCATCTTTGATGTGGAAACCGTTTTCCTTTATCCCTGGGCTGTGGCATTTCATCGCTTAGGTCTATTGGCTTTCATCGAAGCCCTTATTTTTATTGCCATCCTTCTTGTTGCACTGGCTTATGCCTGGCGCAAGGGTGCCCTCGAGTGGAGTTGA